The following are encoded together in the Planococcus antarcticus DSM 14505 genome:
- a CDS encoding M20/M25/M40 family metallo-hydrolase, with amino-acid sequence MEGKIDEFIEENRETYIKWLTEFCKIPSVAAQNRGMEDAVSYLDGLFAEAFSIIPEKVPTAGFPVVYAELEGTSDKILSFYNHYDVQPEDPIELWESPPFEPDIRDGKIFARGVADNKGNLVARIAAIHAIRQMGIELPVDIKFIFEGEEEIGSLNLPAFAKKYADKIYSDGCVWEFGYRDADGALQVSLGVKGMLYVELSVEGANTDLHSAQAAIIESPVWKLVWALNTLKDQEEKITIPGFYDEVESITQLDEEMLSHYRLDEEETLRKLGIDSFLLNLEGTELKRKHIFEPTCNICGIVSGYIGEGTKTVLPSAATAKLDFRLVPGQDPEKVLLQLRKHLNNQGFEDIRIKVTSSERAARTKPDQEIVKAMIVVAEQYSSKKPNIVPNTPGTGPMYELCQALGIPSASFGVGNFESNNHAPNENICVEDYIEGIKMVAALVFEFSRQFEKQGSVNR; translated from the coding sequence TTGGAAGGAAAAATTGATGAATTTATTGAAGAAAATCGAGAGACGTACATCAAGTGGCTTACTGAATTTTGTAAGATTCCAAGTGTCGCAGCCCAAAATAGAGGGATGGAAGATGCGGTATCCTATTTAGATGGTTTATTTGCTGAAGCATTTTCAATAATACCGGAGAAGGTTCCTACTGCAGGATTCCCGGTAGTATACGCCGAGCTGGAAGGAACGTCCGATAAAATTCTGAGTTTTTACAATCACTATGATGTTCAACCGGAAGATCCGATTGAGTTATGGGAAAGTCCACCTTTTGAACCGGATATTCGAGACGGGAAAATCTTTGCCAGAGGAGTGGCAGACAATAAAGGCAACCTGGTTGCTAGAATAGCTGCGATCCATGCTATCAGACAAATGGGGATCGAACTGCCGGTTGATATTAAATTTATCTTTGAAGGTGAAGAAGAAATCGGGAGCTTGAATTTGCCTGCTTTTGCGAAAAAATATGCAGATAAAATTTATTCCGATGGATGTGTCTGGGAGTTTGGTTACCGGGATGCAGACGGTGCACTGCAAGTGTCACTGGGAGTCAAGGGCATGCTATATGTTGAATTGTCTGTGGAAGGAGCGAATACAGATTTGCATTCGGCTCAGGCAGCAATTATAGAAAGTCCTGTCTGGAAACTGGTGTGGGCACTTAATACATTAAAAGATCAGGAGGAAAAAATAACAATTCCCGGATTTTATGATGAAGTCGAATCGATCACGCAATTGGATGAAGAAATGCTGTCGCATTATCGGCTGGATGAAGAAGAGACCTTGAGGAAGTTAGGAATTGATAGCTTTTTACTAAATCTAGAGGGAACGGAATTAAAAAGAAAGCATATTTTCGAACCAACTTGCAATATTTGTGGGATCGTTTCTGGCTATATAGGAGAAGGAACAAAAACTGTGTTGCCTTCTGCAGCCACAGCCAAATTAGATTTTCGCTTGGTCCCCGGGCAAGATCCTGAAAAAGTATTGTTGCAATTACGAAAGCATTTGAATAATCAGGGCTTTGAGGATATTCGGATAAAAGTCACCAGTTCAGAGCGTGCTGCACGAACAAAACCGGATCAGGAAATTGTCAAAGCTATGATAGTGGTAGCTGAACAGTATTCGTCTAAAAAACCGAATATCGTACCCAATACGCCAGGAACTGGGCCAATGTACGAGTTATGCCAAGCTCTTGGAATTCCTTCAGCTTCTTTTGGTGTAGGAAACTTCGAATCGAATAATCATGCTCCAAATGAAAATATCTGTGTGGAGGATTATATCGAAGGCATTAAAATGGTGGCAGCATTAGTATTCGAGTTCAGCAGGCAGTTTGAAAAACAGGGGAGTGTGAATCGATGA
- a CDS encoding M20 family metallopeptidase, which produces MYKHDVKERKYRMNSYKNYLLSQNGVIKEDLLQLVRSQSPSHNKLLVDQCGELLKEIFHNRLTGSWKPEVFEQQQTGNHFSFELEDSGSKPRILLLSHFDTVWDVDAIPLVEKDNDIYGPGVFDMKAGLLSSIWAIRSLQSELQELPFTPVFLFTADEEIGSKTSRAIIEQVAATCDSVLVMEPPVFGSNALKTERKGVGRYILKVQGISAHAGNHHEDGVSAILELSRQIIELEKLTDYEKETTLNVGVIRGGTSSNVISSSAEAEIDFRVTSYAEAEKIIRTLENLKPFNSVATLSITGELNRPPLEKTEANSLLYQQAVTAGARVGIEVKEAKAGGGSDGNFTSALGIPTLDGLGIPGDGPHAIHEHIHFDHFSERCALISEICLEIGKKETK; this is translated from the coding sequence ATGTATAAACATGATGTAAAAGAAAGGAAGTATCGAATGAACTCTTATAAAAACTACTTATTATCTCAAAATGGTGTAATAAAAGAAGATTTATTGCAATTGGTCCGTTCTCAATCTCCAAGCCATAATAAATTATTAGTTGATCAATGCGGGGAATTATTAAAGGAAATATTCCACAATAGATTGACGGGTAGTTGGAAGCCTGAAGTTTTTGAACAACAACAAACCGGTAACCATTTTTCTTTTGAATTGGAAGACAGTGGATCAAAACCTCGTATTTTGCTTTTATCCCATTTTGATACTGTCTGGGATGTGGATGCAATTCCGTTAGTAGAAAAAGACAATGATATTTATGGACCTGGAGTGTTTGATATGAAAGCGGGTCTGCTGTCTTCGATTTGGGCAATTCGTTCACTGCAATCCGAGCTTCAAGAACTTCCTTTTACCCCTGTATTTCTATTTACTGCTGATGAAGAAATTGGCAGTAAGACTTCCCGCGCCATTATCGAACAAGTAGCAGCGACCTGTGATAGTGTTTTAGTGATGGAACCGCCTGTATTTGGTTCCAACGCCCTAAAGACTGAAAGAAAAGGTGTAGGACGGTATATACTCAAAGTGCAGGGAATCAGTGCCCATGCTGGAAATCACCATGAAGATGGCGTTAGTGCTATCTTAGAACTATCAAGGCAAATCATAGAACTCGAAAAACTGACCGATTATGAAAAGGAAACCACTTTGAATGTAGGGGTCATTAGAGGTGGTACTAGCAGCAATGTTATTTCTTCATCTGCCGAAGCGGAAATCGATTTCCGTGTGACTTCCTATGCAGAAGCCGAAAAAATTATACGCACCCTTGAAAATTTAAAGCCTTTTAATAGTGTTGCTACTCTCAGCATTACTGGAGAGTTGAATAGACCACCACTGGAAAAAACCGAAGCGAATTCCTTGCTTTACCAACAGGCAGTGACTGCTGGGGCAAGAGTGGGAATTGAAGTGAAAGAGGCAAAAGCAGGAGGCGGCAGCGATGGCAACTTCACATCAGCTCTTGGGATTCCTACACTCGATGGACTAGGCATACCAGGTGATGGCCCACACGCAATCCATGAACATATTCACTTTGATCATTTCAGTGAACGCTGCGCGTTGATTAGTGAAATTTGTTTAGAAATTGGAAAAAAAGAAACAAAATAA
- a CDS encoding IS30 family transposase, translated as MTYTHLTTDELVMIESYHRQHIPVAIIAECLNRSRQPIYNVINFLKSGYTALDFYKQYKKNKQRCGRRKLVLPKKQVVYIQDKVAQGWTPDVIVGRAETVIDCSARTLYRMFKNQVFDVATLPMKGKRKPNGHEERRGKQAFKRHISERETDYPSFQKEFGHIEGDTIVGARHKSAVITLVERLTKVIIALKPAGRKACDIETTLNQWFQGVPRNLFKSITFDCGKEFSNWKPLCNQHDVSIYFADPGTPSQRALNENSNGLLRKDGLPKEMDFNQVDQPFISTVADKRNNIPRKSLNYRTPLEAFMSHLNGVDLSSLN; from the coding sequence ATGACCTACACCCATCTTACCACGGATGAATTGGTGATGATAGAATCCTACCACCGCCAACATATACCTGTGGCGATAATTGCAGAATGCCTGAACCGTTCCAGGCAGCCGATCTATAATGTCATCAACTTCCTGAAATCGGGCTATACAGCTCTCGATTTCTACAAACAATACAAGAAAAACAAACAACGCTGCGGCCGACGAAAACTGGTCTTGCCGAAGAAACAAGTTGTCTATATTCAAGACAAGGTGGCGCAGGGATGGACGCCTGATGTCATTGTCGGCCGTGCAGAAACGGTGATCGATTGTTCCGCACGCACGCTCTATCGCATGTTCAAAAATCAGGTCTTTGATGTAGCCACACTGCCCATGAAAGGGAAACGAAAACCCAACGGGCACGAGGAACGCCGCGGAAAGCAGGCGTTCAAACGACATATTTCCGAACGAGAAACCGACTATCCTTCTTTCCAAAAAGAGTTCGGACATATCGAAGGCGACACCATTGTGGGCGCCCGCCACAAAAGTGCGGTGATCACGCTGGTCGAACGGCTGACGAAAGTCATCATCGCCTTGAAGCCTGCGGGACGCAAGGCATGCGATATTGAAACTACGCTGAATCAGTGGTTTCAAGGGGTTCCCAGAAACCTGTTCAAATCCATCACGTTTGACTGTGGGAAAGAATTCTCCAATTGGAAACCGCTGTGCAACCAGCACGACGTCTCGATTTATTTTGCGGATCCCGGCACGCCTTCCCAGCGCGCCTTGAATGAAAACTCCAATGGGCTGCTTCGAAAAGACGGCTTGCCAAAGGAAATGGACTTCAACCAGGTGGATCAACCGTTCATTTCCACGGTGGCAGACAAGCGGAATAATATCCCTCGGAAGTCGCTGAATTACCGTACACCCCTGGAGGCATTTATGAGTCACCTGAATGGAGTAGATCTGTCTAGCTTAAATTGA
- a CDS encoding TetR/AcrR family transcriptional regulator: MVVDMSLREKKAAKKKEEILRSASLVIARNGYKNATMEDIAAELLMTKGSLYYYFKNKEELLYKCHELILSCAMERLEELFLENLSAREKMQRAIKVHLDIVIQEKEVFNLIGKPEQIFSEENIVKVFQKRDEYAGIFDRIIDEGVARGEFIIDQKKMARMMILGAANWVQVWYSSEGQYGKDELEEIYAKYLLKILL, encoded by the coding sequence ATGGTGGTGGATATGAGTCTCCGAGAGAAAAAAGCAGCCAAGAAAAAAGAAGAAATACTTCGTTCTGCCAGTTTGGTTATTGCGAGGAACGGATATAAAAATGCAACGATGGAGGATATCGCAGCTGAATTGCTTATGACAAAAGGCTCTCTTTACTATTACTTTAAAAATAAAGAAGAATTGCTTTATAAATGTCATGAATTGATTTTGTCGTGTGCCATGGAACGTCTAGAAGAGCTTTTTCTTGAAAACCTGTCTGCTAGAGAAAAAATGCAGAGAGCAATCAAAGTACATCTTGATATCGTGATTCAGGAAAAAGAAGTTTTTAATCTTATCGGTAAACCAGAACAAATATTCTCTGAGGAGAATATCGTGAAAGTCTTTCAGAAACGGGATGAATATGCCGGAATTTTTGATAGAATCATCGATGAAGGAGTAGCCAGAGGTGAGTTTATCATTGATCAAAAGAAGATGGCCCGTATGATGATTTTAGGTGCCGCCAACTGGGTGCAAGTCTGGTATTCGTCGGAAGGGCAATACGGAAAAGATGAATTAGAAGAGATTTACGCTAAATATTTATTGAAAATATTATTGTGA